One segment of Nyctibius grandis isolate bNycGra1 chromosome 11, bNycGra1.pri, whole genome shotgun sequence DNA contains the following:
- the LOC137668921 gene encoding uncharacterized protein — MNLLTQVSSSRQAVAGAASTAAFFLCEGLLGQHFDVVHDGVAEPQPGDLFLFPLASGGPGWWGAHAGVYCGDGEIIHLEGELQKHGKNHLLRTRGPAKVLRRRGGLDAAALQRRIRAAMDQTVEYDAVTCNCVHFALNLLGLGQLTGAMPFSVSDVHQEGCEGWCGPSACRPTHPSLISHSPSWSCQQPSSVAGSVPERTTGRSSSSPMSSSSQRQCVVTEFLLCKSIPRRGKVFEKVPENTLQPGDILLFPLGSSSGQSCISFLHAAVYCGDGEVIHFQNGSKRGSHGRIIKEGFRAMKKERGKCLIYRKKDKVDLNDFYMKVREVMNCEAQYHLGKNNCIHFALYLLGLVDFYMELVEIKKEDGSCGGGARSNQMV, encoded by the exons ATGAACCTCCTCACCCAG GTGAGCAGCTCCAGGCAG GCGGTGGCCGGGGCAGCGAGCACGGCAGCGTTCTTCCTCTGCGAGGGGCTGCTGGGCCAGCACTTCGACGTGGTCCATGATGGGGTGGCTGAGCCCCAGCCCGGGgacctcttcctcttcccactgGCCTCGGGGGGGCCAGGCTGGTGGGGCGCCCACGCCGGTGTCTACTGCGGTGATGGGGAGATCATCCACCTGGAAGGTGAGCTGCAGAAG CACGGCAAGAACCACCTCCTGCGGACGCGGGGTCCGGCCAAGGTGCTGCggaggaggggagggctggATGCAGCCGCCCTGCAGCGGCGGATCCGGGCAGCCATGGACCAGACGGTGGAGTACGACGCCGTCACCTGCAACTGCGTCCACTTCGCCCTCaacctgctggggctgggccagCTCACCGGTGCCATG cctttctctgtctctgacGTGCATCAGGAAGGATGTGAGGGCTGGTGTGGCCCCAGTGCCTGCCGACCCACCCATCCCAGCCTCATTTCCCACAGCCCTTCGtggagctgccagcagcccagctctgtcGCTGGCTCCGTCCCAGAAAGAACAAcgggaagaagcagcagcagcccg ATGTCGAGCAGCTCT CAGAGGCAATGTGTGGTGACCGAGTTTCTGCTGTGCAAAAGCATCCCCAGGCGTGGGAAGGTCTTCGAGAAGGTTCCAGAGAACACTTTGCAGCCTGGGGACATCTTGCTCTTCCCCTTGGGATCCAGCTCTGGCCAATCCTGCATCAGTTTCTTACATGCGGCCGTCTACTGCGGGGATGGAGAGGTCATACACTTCCAGA ACGGGAGCAAGCGGGGGAGCCATGGTCGGATCATCAAGGAAGGCTTCAGAgctatgaaaaaagaaagggggaaatgCCTGATTTACCGAAAAAAAGACAAGGTCGACCTCAATGACTTCTACATGAAAGTCAGGGAGGTGATGAACTGCGAAGCTCAATATCACTTGGGCAAAAACAACTGCATCCACTTTGCCCTCTACCTCCTGGGCTTGGTGGACTTCTACATGGAACTG GTGGAAATCAAAAAAGAAGATGGCAGCTGTGGTGGTGGGGCC AGGAGCAACCAGATGGTGTGA
- the NR2E3 gene encoding photoreceptor-specific nuclear receptor: MAASPAGSVVSAGLDDSPTGLSPAPGKALSPVLLCKVCGDTSSGKHYGIYACNGCSGFFKRSVRRKLIYRCQAGTGLCPVDKAHRNQCQACRLKKCLQAGMNKDAVQNERQPRSTAQVRLDSIELDAELPPEHVATTREVPQTPCPAPRGPGATVAVTPGPRAPTPPTNHRFMASLMTAETCAKLEPEDADETVDVTGSEPERVAGEYQVAPYPAASPENVYETSARLLFMAVKWAKNLPVFSNLPFRDQVILLEEAWSELFLLCAIQWSMPLESCPLLAVPEPTPSKLLPAALDVRALQETLGRFKALAVDPTEFACMKAVVLFKPETRGLKDPEQVENLQDQSQVMLGQHNRSHYPGQPVRFGKLLLLLPALRFISSERVELLFFRRTIGNTPMEKLLCDMFKN, from the exons ATGGCCGCGTCGCCGGCGGGGTCGGTGGTGAGCGCTGGGCTGGATGACAGCCCTACAG GGCTGAGCCCGGCCCCCGGCAAGGCGCTGAGCCCCGTGCTGCTGTGCAAGGTGTGTGGGGACACCAGCAGCGGGAAGCACTACGGCATCTACGCCTGCAACGGCTGCAGCGGCTTCTTCAAGCGCAGCGTCCGCAGGAAGCTCATCTACAG GTGCCAGGCAGGGACGGGGCTGTGCCCGGTGGACAAGGCGCACCGCAACCAGTGCCAGGCCTGCCGGCTGAAGAAGTGCCTGCAAGCTGGCATGAACAAGGACG CCGTGCAGAACGAGCGCCAGCCCCGCAGCACGGCCCAGGTCCGGCTGGACAGCATCGAGCTGGACGCCGAGCTGCCCCCTGAGCATGTGGCCACCACCCGTGAGGTCCCCCAGACCCCTTGCCCGGCTCCCCGTGGTCCCGGTGCCACCGTCGCTGTCACCCCGGGTCCCCGAGCACCCACGCCACCCACCAACCATCGCTTCATGGCCAGCCTGATGACGGCCGAGACCTGCGCCAAGCTGGAGCCCGAGGACG CCGATGAGACGGTGGATGTGACGGGCAGCGAGCCGGAGCGGGTGGCTGGCGAGTACCAGGTGGCACCGTACCCAGCGGCCAGCCCAGAAAACGTCTATGAGACCTCTGCGCGGCTCCTCTTCATGGCCGTGAAATGGGCCAAAAACCTGCCCGTCTTCTCCAACCTGCCCTTCCGGGACCAG GTGATCCTGCTGGAGGAAGCGTGGAGCGAGCTGTTCCTGCTCTGTGCCATCCAGTGGTCCATGCCCCTGGAGAGCTGCCCGCTGCTGGCCGTCCCCGAGCCAACCCCCAGCAAGCTGCTGCCGGCCGCCCTGGACGTCCGGGCGCTTCAGGAGACCCTCGGCCGCTTCAAAGCGTTGGCTGTTGACCCCACCGAATTTGCCTGCATGAAGGCTGTGGTGCTCTTCAAACCAG AGACCCGCGGCCTGAAGGACCCTGAGCAGGTGGAGAACCTGCAGGACCAGTCTCAGGTGATGCTGGGCCAGCACAACCGTTCTCACTACCCCGGGCAGCCCGTCAG GTTTGGGAAgcttctgctgctcctcccgGCGCTGCGCTTCATCTCCTCCGAGCGCGTGGAGCTGCTCTTCTTCCGCCGGACCATCGGCAACACCCCCATGGAGAAGCTGCTGTGCGACATGTTCAAGAACTGA